One genomic window of Haemophilus haemolyticus includes the following:
- the glmM gene encoding phosphoglucosamine mutase translates to MANRKYFGTDGVRGKVGTYPITPDFALKLGWAAGKVLASQGSKMVLIGKDTRISGYMLESALEAGLAAAGLSAAFTGPMPTPAIAYLTRTFRAEAGIVISASHNPYYDNGIKFFSAKGTKLPDEIEEAIEEMLEQPMDCVESAELGKASRINDAAGRYIEFCKGTFPAHLGLEGYKIVVDCANGATYHIAPNVLRELGAEVIEIGTDPNGLNINEKCGATDVTALQAKVVEMKADVGLAYDGDGDRIMMVDHLGNKVDGDQILFIIAREALRSGQLKGGVVGTLMSNMSLEIALKMLGVPFLRANVGDRYVLEKMVENDWTLGGENSGHIIIADKNTTGDGIVASLAVLAAMAQHKLSLNELASAVKLFPQVLINVRFAGGDNPLESDAVKSVAADVEKRLEGKGRILLRKSGTEPLIRVMVECQDAELAQQCAEEIAETVKSH, encoded by the coding sequence ATGGCAAATCGTAAATATTTTGGAACAGATGGTGTACGTGGAAAAGTGGGTACTTATCCAATCACACCAGATTTCGCATTAAAATTAGGTTGGGCAGCAGGAAAAGTATTGGCTTCTCAAGGTTCTAAAATGGTTTTAATAGGTAAAGATACTCGAATTTCTGGATATATGTTGGAATCAGCCCTTGAAGCAGGTTTAGCTGCTGCGGGGTTATCTGCTGCATTTACTGGCCCTATGCCTACACCAGCTATTGCTTATTTAACCAGAACTTTCCGTGCTGAAGCGGGTATTGTGATCTCAGCCTCTCATAATCCTTATTATGATAATGGCATTAAATTCTTTTCAGCAAAAGGCACTAAATTGCCTGATGAAATTGAAGAAGCCATTGAAGAAATGTTAGAGCAACCTATGGATTGTGTGGAATCTGCTGAATTAGGTAAAGCAAGTCGTATTAATGATGCAGCAGGACGCTACATTGAGTTTTGTAAAGGCACATTCCCTGCTCATTTAGGCTTGGAAGGTTATAAGATCGTGGTAGACTGTGCAAATGGTGCAACCTATCATATTGCTCCTAACGTGTTGAGAGAGCTTGGTGCGGAAGTCATTGAAATTGGTACAGATCCAAATGGTTTGAACATTAATGAAAAATGTGGTGCAACTGATGTGACTGCATTGCAAGCCAAAGTAGTTGAAATGAAAGCTGACGTTGGTTTAGCTTATGATGGCGATGGTGACCGCATTATGATGGTCGATCATTTAGGAAATAAAGTCGATGGCGACCAAATTCTCTTTATTATTGCACGTGAAGCATTGCGCTCAGGTCAATTAAAAGGCGGTGTCGTTGGCACATTAATGAGTAATATGAGCTTAGAAATTGCGTTGAAAATGCTTGGCGTTCCTTTCTTACGTGCAAATGTAGGCGACCGTTACGTATTGGAAAAAATGGTTGAAAACGATTGGACGCTTGGTGGTGAGAATTCAGGACATATTATCATTGCGGATAAAAATACAACTGGCGATGGCATTGTTGCGTCATTAGCTGTATTGGCGGCAATGGCACAGCATAAATTATCATTAAATGAATTAGCGAGTGCGGTTAAATTATTCCCACAAGTGTTAATCAATGTACGTTTTGCAGGTGGGGATAATCCACTTGAAAGTGACGCTGTAAAATCTGTTGCCGCAGACGTTGAAAAACGTTTAGAAGGCAAAGGTCGTATTTTATTGCGTAAATCGGGTACGGAACCACTTATTCGCGTTATGGTGGAATGCCAAGATGCTGAACTTGCACAACAATGTGCAGAAGAAATTGCAGAAACAGTTAAGTCTCATTAA